GATCACCAAAAATCTCGTGAGGAATGAAACTACATATCAATCCTGGAATTTAGGCATGCTATGTACTTACAATTGGTCCATTCTTGAGGGCATGCTCCTTGGCAAATTTGCATGCTTGTTTCACAGCAAGTGCATCCATGCCATCCACCTGTTTTGAAACATAAAACAAAGAACATCAATAGCACATTTTTACAACCTTTTCAGATTCTTTATTTTGATTTTCACTTAGAATGATCATTGGGTCTTTATCTTGGCAGTAGGAGAAAGctttctcatttttcttttttcctacTACGTTGGAGATGTCGGTAGTAAGGATACAACCGTTTATTCTATAAACAAGCAATTAGAAATATTGTCTCTTGCTCAATGCTTTTATTAACAAAAAGCAGAAAAGAGCGACAAGGTCCATGAGACTTTAAGCAAAATCGAGAAGTGAAGCACACAAATTTGTTAAGTGAAGCACACAATTCATGACATTAAAAAGTATACTCAACATAAATGAATTTAGTACTATAATGATCAGATTGCAATTGATATAACTAATTTATCCAATATACAATAATATCGATATAAATCCAACTCCTCAAACTTGAGATTCAAAACTAGTTGAGATCACTCCGCGAGTCCTTGCTTTGAAGCACACACTTTCATAAATGGCATAGCTTCACCTGTGGAGCAATAACCCCTCACTTAGAATTGCTTCACTTTAAGAACAAAAGCGATGACTTTTAATAACACCACCCTGCTTGTCCACCTAATAGTTCAAAAATACAACCACCCCTTGACCCTTGAGGGATGTGAGCCTTGAGGGCCATCCTCAACCGAATAAATGCATGAGAGAAACAGTTTTTGTCATCGCAGGTTTCTTAAAACAGTTTTCTCACATAAATTCTTCATCAATTTTACATTCATTTAGCTTTTGGACCTTAACTTTCCCAGTTGTTAGCTATTTAAAAAGACTTCCCAATTTTATCTCCAGAGTCTAGAGCATAATGCATACATATAATCATAGAGCATCATGCATACATAAAATCATACTTATCCATGAAGATGTAACAGCTGCAAACTTTCATAAGAATTATAGTTCTGCAGCTGTCATTCATGGGTTCTGAAATAGCTGTTATATATCTCTCTCAATTTTTCCACACCCAAGGTTATCACCTAATGGTCAATGAACTTGAAATGGACCATGAAAGACCAAGGTTCAAATCTCAACTGAGGCAAAAAAGGTTAGGTAGTTTTTTTTTGTCTATCTTAGCCTTGGGGGCAAAGTTACTTGGTACCTATATTAGCAGGAGGTAGCAAGTATGGTGTGTACTAGTCAAGGTGCAAGAAAGCTGCCGGCACCACCGTTGTcggaaaaaggagaaaaaaaaagactttCACAATTTTTTTCTGGAGTTCTAAAGCATCTTGCTGCAAGCAATAACCTAATAAAGCTACATACATGTACTATGACTATATTCACAAAGAATTAACAACTGCAGAGTTAAAGAACTTCTATGCTCACATTAAAATTAATGGTAAAAAATGAGGATAGCACTAACAATCTTTATATGCTATTTCATTCTTTTTAGTTAAGACGACAAATTTCAAAATATATAGTCGCAGACAAACTTTTTAAAAGCTAATCTAGCAGCATATTCCAGGCTTCAAATTGGAGAGAAGCTGGCCATTCTACATATCTGATGCCAAATATTGTCTTCAGTACCTACTAAACACATAAAGTAAAGATGAAAGCATCCAAATTCCATCTACAAATCATAACAATGGATTTGCAAGTGACAGAGTGTCACCTTCAAACCAGGAACATAATCCCCTCTTTTGTAATAGGCTGGACTTTTTGCAGCTCTCCATTCTGCTGTCCCCATTCCATCTGCATCAACAAAATCAATCACGCAAATCCTATGCATTTAGTCCAAATTCTTTGCTTCCAACTCATATAAGGCCCAAATAAATTGTTCTCTTTTTTCATGCACATCAAATGCTATTCATAGTACTAAATCTGCACCACATAATATTAACAAACCCACTACTCCATTAGAGTATAAAGCACATACATTCTTATAGTATGAGTTCAAGTAATATACAGTGTAAGTGTAAGAATTTACACTATCAATCATATTTACCTATTGTAGCACATAACCTGCTTTATTTTCAACATTACAAATCCCACATTTTTACCAAGCTTTACCAGTAGATATCTTTTAGATGATCTGACAGTGTAGATCTTTTTTTTAACCAGTAATAGTGTATATAACATAAACTTTTATATTATACCTACAGAAAAAACAAGGAAAAAAGTATAAAACTTACAATGATTATTCTCGCAGACAAGAATAGCAGGAAGATCCCACAAAGCAGCCATATTCAAAGCCTCAAACAACTGTCCTTGATTAGCAGCACCATCACCATACATCGCGAAAGTTACATGCTCCTCTTTCGAATACTTTTGCGCGAAAGCAAGTCCAATACCTAAAGGAACTTGAGCACCTACAATCCCATGACCTCCATAAAATCCACTCTCCTTCTTATAAAAATGCATTGATCCTCCTTTTCCTTTCGAACACCCATCTTTTCTCCCCATTAGCTCCGTAAATGACTCGTATAACCCTCCGCCACGCCCTAGGAATAAACAGTGATCCCTATAAGCCGTAATGATACAGTCCTTTTTGGTAATTGCAGCTTCCATGCCTATGGCGACGGCCTCTTGGCCGTCGTAGAGGTGGCAGAATCCGCGGATGAGTTTCGCCTTGTAGAGCGAATCTGCGGCGATCTCCATCCGCCGCATCCCCGCCATGTCTTTGAAGAAAGTCATGAGTTCGTTGGCGCTTGTCTCGACGGCGCGTGAAGGAGGATCGATGTTGTGGCCGGTGAACGGGAGGCTAGTCTCGACGGTGATGGTGTCGGACGATAGGCGGCGCGTGGCGCAGATG
This region of Nicotiana tomentosiformis chromosome 4, ASM39032v3, whole genome shotgun sequence genomic DNA includes:
- the LOC104106010 gene encoding pyruvate dehydrogenase E1 component subunit alpha, mitochondrial, yielding MALSTNRTVNHLLKPLSAAICATRRLSSDTITVETSLPFTGHNIDPPSRAVETSANELMTFFKDMAGMRRMEIAADSLYKAKLIRGFCHLYDGQEAVAIGMEAAITKKDCIITAYRDHCLFLGRGGGLYESFTELMGRKDGCSKGKGGSMHFYKKESGFYGGHGIVGAQVPLGIGLAFAQKYSKEEHVTFAMYGDGAANQGQLFEALNMAALWDLPAILVCENNHYGMGTAEWRAAKSPAYYKRGDYVPGLKVDGMDALAVKQACKFAKEHALKNGPIILEMDTYRYHGHSMSDPGSTYRTRDEISGVRQERDPIERIRKLILAHDIATEKELKDIEKEKRKVVDEAIAKAKESPMPDPSELFTNVYVKGFGVEAFGADRKEVRTTLP